From one Candidatus Delongbacteria bacterium genomic stretch:
- a CDS encoding DUF3781 domain-containing protein: MENYKREILKKICYTELVYDRINKKLNFQFSKEEIENFVFKTIEMTDSSNFNKVGKNIYITNASMKIRLTINSFTYRIITADKLS, from the coding sequence ATGGAGAATTATAAAAGAGAAATACTAAAAAAAATATGTTATACAGAACTTGTATATGACAGGATTAATAAAAAGCTTAATTTTCAATTTTCAAAAGAAGAAATTGAAAATTTTGTATTTAAAACTATTGAAATGACAGACTCATCAAACTTCAATAAAGTGGGTAAAAACATTTATATCACCAATGCTAGTATGAAAATTAGATTAACTATAAATTCATTTACCTATAGAATTATCACCGCAGATAAATTGAGCTAG
- a CDS encoding TatD family hydrolase, whose amino-acid sequence MFVDTHAHLYFEKYDEDRDFLIRSFTENSVEAVITIGTDPINSRECIKLAEKYHNIYASVGYHPTDLGDLKESDLNDLRSMINHEKVVAIGEAGLDYYWDNVPREKQKKFFIKQLELSLEENIPIIIHNRDADSDMMEIIENISPVYSGVFHCYAGDLKMAEKLIERGFYISFTGNITYKKSDRSEIIEKLPLNKLLLETDSPFMTPVPFRGKRNDPNFIKYVAEKIASIKQISLDEVAFHTTENAKRLFNLNK is encoded by the coding sequence ATGTTTGTTGACACTCACGCTCACTTATATTTCGAAAAATATGATGAAGATAGAGACTTTCTAATAAGATCATTTACTGAAAACAGTGTAGAGGCTGTTATTACAATCGGAACAGACCCCATCAATTCAAGAGAGTGTATTAAATTGGCTGAAAAGTACCACAATATTTACGCCTCTGTTGGTTATCATCCAACCGATCTTGGAGATCTCAAGGAATCTGACTTAAATGATCTTAGATCAATGATTAACCATGAAAAGGTTGTTGCAATAGGTGAAGCAGGACTAGATTATTACTGGGATAATGTACCAAGAGAAAAACAAAAAAAATTTTTCATTAAGCAACTTGAACTATCATTAGAAGAAAATATTCCAATAATTATTCATAATCGTGATGCAGATTCAGACATGATGGAAATTATTGAAAACATCAGTCCTGTTTATAGCGGAGTTTTTCATTGTTACGCTGGGGATCTTAAAATGGCTGAAAAGCTTATTGAAAGAGGTTTTTATATCTCATTTACAGGTAATATCACCTATAAAAAAAGCGACAGAAGTGAAATAATAGAAAAACTACCTCTTAATAAACTACTTCTTGAAACTGACTCTCCTTTTATGACTCCTGTACCTTTTAGAGGTAAAAGAAATGATCCGAATTTTATAAAGTATGTAGCTGAAAAAATTGCTAGTATAAAGCAAATTAGTTTAGATGAAGTCGCATTTCATACGACTGAGAATGCTAAAAGGTTGTTTAATTTAAATAAATAA
- a CDS encoding site-2 protease family protein yields MPDASIVIVIVVLLFSVVVHEVAHGYAAYKLGDPTAKMMGRLTLNPINHIDPVWTIIIPAFMYVTMGFVFGGAKPVPVNYYNLHKPKRDMAIVAAAGPLSNLILLILASIIFKVLLNFGFMNNTIHNFLFYMAFINAILMGFNLIPIPPLDGSKILMGFLTHEQADKFEEFSKYGFLVIFGILILGDLTGISIIGLILRPVINFAQFIFYL; encoded by the coding sequence ATGCCAGATGCATCAATTGTTATAGTTATTGTTGTACTTTTGTTTTCTGTGGTAGTTCATGAGGTAGCTCATGGTTACGCAGCATATAAGCTTGGTGACCCAACGGCAAAAATGATGGGAAGATTAACGTTAAACCCAATAAATCATATTGACCCTGTTTGGACGATAATCATACCCGCTTTTATGTATGTAACAATGGGATTTGTATTTGGTGGAGCAAAACCAGTTCCAGTAAATTACTACAATCTTCACAAACCGAAACGTGATATGGCAATAGTTGCAGCTGCTGGCCCTCTCTCAAATCTTATATTGTTAATTTTAGCTTCAATTATTTTCAAAGTTTTGCTAAATTTTGGTTTTATGAATAATACTATTCATAACTTCCTATTTTACATGGCTTTTATAAACGCAATTCTAATGGGATTTAACCTAATTCCAATTCCTCCGCTTGATGGTTCAAAAATTTTAATGGGATTTTTGACTCATGAGCAAGCCGATAAATTTGAAGAATTCAGTAAGTATGGATTTTTGGTTATTTTCGGAATTTTAATACTTGGGGATTTGACAGGGATTTCCATAATAGGTTTAATCTTAAGACCAGTTATTAATTTTGCACAATTTATTTTTTACCTGTAG